The Gemmatimonadaceae bacterium genome contains the following window.
AAGCGGTGGCGCAGCTACGCGCGCGGAAGGACCAGATGGAGGCGCCGGCATACGAAGCAGAGCTCGAGCGGCTGCTCCTCGAGATCGCCGAGAAGAATGCGGAGATCCGCGCAGCAGGGGGGCGGCCATGAGACTGCGCGTGTTCTGCGTGATCGCACAGTTCGCCGCCACGAGCCTGGCCGCACAAGCGGCCGCGGCGCCGCCGCGCGGCAGCGAACTGGCGACCCGCGTTGACGCCGCCGAGGCGGCGTTCCGGCGCGGCGAGCGCGATGAGCCGCGGCGCGAGGCACTGACGGTTGTCGCGGCGTACGAGCGAAACAACACGCGCAGCGCCGCCGACCACGATGCCGCCGGCCGCGCCTACCTGCTCGCGGCGCACGGCGCCGCCGTGCGCACGGGCGCGCGCCAGCCGGCGGAGTTGGTGCGCAGCGCGCTGCGAGCCTTCGATGCCGCGATCGCCGCCGATCCCGCCTGGGTTGAGCCGCAGCTGCGCGCCGCAGATCTCTTCCTGGAGCGGTACAACGCACCGGATGCGGCGGCCGGCTATCAGGCGGTGCTCGAACGCTGGCCTGACCAACCGCGCGCGCTGCTCGGCCTCGCGCGCGTGGCCGATTTCTCGGGAGAAGGCTCTCCCTTCGAGATGGCCAGCCGCGCCGCGACGCTGGACCCAAGGCTCGGGGCCGCGCACACGCTGCTCGCGCGCCTTTGGCTCGACGTCGAGCGTCCCGACTCCGCGCGCGCGGCCGCACGCCGCGCCGTCGCGGCGGATCCGACAAGTCTTGAGGCCTGGGGCGTGATCGCTGCGGTGGCCTGGCTCGCTGGCGACTCCAGCAACTTCGCGGGCGCCCAGGCGTCGGCGGAACGCGTGTCGTCGCGTCCCACGGCGTTTTGGGTGATGCTCTCCGAGGCCGCGTCGCGCCAGCGTCGCTACCTGTCCGCGGAGGGGTTTGCCGCGCGCGCCGTTGCTCTGGACTCTGTGGACGTGGACGCACTTGGCGCGCTGGGCACGAACCAGCTCCGTCGCGGCGATATCGCAGGCGGGCGGCGTGTGCTGGAGCGCGCCTTTGCGCTGGATCCCTTTCATCTCTGGCACAAGAACACGCTCGACCTGCTCGACCACATGGCGACGTTCCGCAGCGAACGTCGCGGACGTTTCGAGTTTGTCGGACCCGAGCGCGAGCTTGGCGTGCTGGTGCCGTATTTGTCGCCGCTGTTGGAGGAGGCGTACGACTCGCTCGCGGCGCGTTACGGGTATCGGCCGGCAACGCCCATTCGGCTCGAGATCTTCGACCGCGCGGCTGATTTCTCCGTGCGTACGGTAGGGCTCACCGGTCTGGGTGCCCTGGGTGTGAGCTTCGGCACGACGCTGGCGATGGACGCTCCCTCCGCGCGCGCGCAGGGGACCTTTAACTGGGGCTCCACGGCCTGGCACGAGTTGGCGCACACCTTCACGCTCGGGCTCAGCGGGCATCGTGTGCCGCGCTGGTTCTCGGAGGGCGCATCCGTCGTCGAGGAGCGTCGTGCGCGCGAGGGTTGGGGTGCGACGCCGACGCCCGACTTCCTCTCGGCGTGGCGGGCCGAACGCCTTCGGCCCGTGAGCGGCATTGGCGACGGTTTTCTGCGGCCGCGCGATCCCGGCGAGCTGGGGCGCTCGTATTACCAGGCCTCACTCGTGGTCGAGATGATCGAGACGGAGTGGGGCACGCCGGCGCTGGGTCGGATGCTGCGGGAGTGGGCCACGGGAGCGAGCACGGCGCAGGTGTTCCAGCGTGTGCTTGGGCTGGACGAGCCGGCGTTCGATGCGCGTTTCAAGACGTACCTGGACACAAAGATGCGCGCCGTAAACCCGCGGGCACTCTCGCGTGGCGACGCCGACATCGAGGAACTGACGGCGCTGGCGCAGGCTGCCGCCGCGCGCGGCGTGGCGGCGGCGGAGGTCACTGCGCTTGAGCGCGTCATCTTTGTCTGGCCCTACGATGTCGACGCACACGCACAGCTGGCGCAGGCAGCCGTGCGCGCGGGTCTGCCGGACCTCTCCCTCCGCGAACGGCGGGTGATCGTGGCGCTGCGCCCGGCCGACCTGCTGGAGGCGCGATATCAGCTTGCCGTGGCGTTGCGCGAGGCCGGTGATCCCGCGGGCGCACGGCGCGAAGTGCTGGCGGTGCTGGAGCAGGCGCCGAGCTTCGACAAGGCGCTGCAGCTGCTGGTCGAGCTTCGGCGGACACCGGAGGCCAGATGAGACCGGATCGCCGCGCCATGCTGCTCGTGACGGTCGTTGCCGGCCTGTTGGCGATGCCGCGCACGGACGCCGACGCCCAGGGCCGTGGCCGCGGACGCGATCGCGTGAGCGCCGAGGACCTGCCACCGAACGTGCCATACGACGGCCGCTGGACCTTCGCGCGCATCCGGTATTCGATGTCCATCGATGCATTTGGCGGGCGCCGCGGCCGTGATGTCCCCTGGGCGCACGACTACCCGCGCGGCGAGCGCAACTTCTCCAAGATCCTCGGGGAAATCAGCACGGTGCGTGTTCGCATGGCGGAGAGCGTAGTGATCTCGCTCAACGACCCGGAGCTCTTCAAGTATCCCGTCGCCTACATGGCCGAGGCCGGCTACTGGAGCCCGAACGAGGCGGAGACCGCTGGCCTGCGCGCCTATCTGCTCAAGGGAGGCTTCGTCATCTTCGACGACTTCGCGGGTCAGGCCTGGAACAACTTCGAACGGCAGCTCCGCCGCGTGATGCCCGAATTGCGGCTCATCCGACTCACGGCTGAGCATCCAATCTTCGACTCGTTCTTCAAGATCCCATCGCTGGACTATGACCATCCGTACTACGGGGTGAAGGCCGAGTTCTGGGCCCTGTTCGAGGACAATGACCCGCGCAAGCGGATGTTGGTCATCGCGAACTACAACAATGACCTCTCGGAGTACTGGGAGTACTCGGGCGAGGGGATGTTCCCGATCGACCTGTCCAACGAATCGTACAAGCTGGGCATCAACTACATCGTCTACGCACTGACGCGCTGAGCACCGCACCAAACCCATCCACGGGGAGAGACGTGACCGAGACCACCGCATCCACTTCGCTCGACGCCCTCGACGACGGCCAGTTGGCCGACCGCCTGCATGCCGCCTCTGGGCAGATCGCCAGCGAGTTGCGCAAGGTGATCGTGGGGCAGGACGCCGTGGTGGAGCAGGCGCTGATCGCGCTCTTCGCCGGCGGCAACTGCCTGCTGGTCGGCGTGCCCGGCCTGGCCAAGACGCTGCTCATCTCGACGCTGGCGCAGGCGTTGGATCTCTCCTTCTCGCGCATCCAGTTCACGCCGGACCTGATGCCCTCCGACGTCACGGGCACGGACGTGATCCAGGACGATCCGGCCACGGGGCAGCGGCGACTCGCGTTCATGCGCGGCCCGGTGTTCGCCAACGTGCTGCTGGCCGACGAAATCAATCGCACGCCGCCCAAGACGCAGTCCGCGCTGCTGGAGGCGATGCAGGAGAAGCGCGTGACGGTGCAAGGGCGCACCTACACGCTGGAGCCGCCGTTCTTTGTCTTCGCGACGCAGAATCCGATTGAGCTCGAGGGCACGTATCCGCTGCCCGAGGCGCAGCTCGATCGCTTCATGCTCGAGGTGCTGCTGGATTATCTGCCCGAAGAGGATGAGGTCGCGGTGGTGAAGGGCACAACCGGCCTACCGGGCTCCGCCGTGCAACCCGTG
Protein-coding sequences here:
- a CDS encoding DUF4159 domain-containing protein; amino-acid sequence: MRPDRRAMLLVTVVAGLLAMPRTDADAQGRGRGRDRVSAEDLPPNVPYDGRWTFARIRYSMSIDAFGGRRGRDVPWAHDYPRGERNFSKILGEISTVRVRMAESVVISLNDPELFKYPVAYMAEAGYWSPNEAETAGLRAYLLKGGFVIFDDFAGQAWNNFERQLRRVMPELRLIRLTAEHPIFDSFFKIPSLDYDHPYYGVKAEFWALFEDNDPRKRMLVIANYNNDLSEYWEYSGEGMFPIDLSNESYKLGINYIVYALTR
- a CDS encoding MoxR family ATPase, whose translation is MTETTASTSLDALDDGQLADRLHAASGQIASELRKVIVGQDAVVEQALIALFAGGNCLLVGVPGLAKTLLISTLAQALDLSFSRIQFTPDLMPSDVTGTDVIQDDPATGQRRLAFMRGPVFANVLLADEINRTPPKTQSALLEAMQEKRVTVQGRTYTLEPPFFVFATQNPIELEGTYPLPEAQLDRFMLEVLLDYLPEEDEVAVVKGTTGLPGSAVQPVVSRDEILAYQRVVRRVPVSDPVTRYAVAITRATRPNGATAVADVTKWLSYGASVRAAQSLVLGAKARALLQGRSHATYEDVAALARPVLRHRLILNFQAQSEKVTADALIDRLVNAVPKPASKL